A genomic region of Pyrus communis chromosome 14, drPyrComm1.1, whole genome shotgun sequence contains the following coding sequences:
- the LOC137714126 gene encoding probable aminotransferase TAT2, with product MENDTSNHQAAPVLDTNSTTITIKGILSLLLQNVDENDGRRLISLGMGDPTAFSCFHTTHVSQEAVDALQSDKFNGYAPTVGLPQTRRAISEYLSRDLPYKLTSDDVFVTSGCTQAIDVALAMLSRPGANILLPKPCFPIYELCSAFRHLEVRHFDLLQENAWEVDLDAVEALADHNTVAMVIINPGNPCGNVYSYQHLEKIAETAKKLRIPVIADEVYGHLAFGDKPFVPMGVFGSTVPVLTLGSLSKRWIVPGWRLGWFVTTDPCGMFGTPKVIERFKKYLDILGGPATFIQAAVPRILEETEETFFKKTLYFLNQSSDICWDRINEIPCLSCPSKPEGSMAVMVKLDLSLLEDITDNIEFCFKLAKEESVIFLPGIAVGLNNWIRITFAADPSSVEEPLRRTKSFCQRHARKLSLYDTNAINKKC from the exons ATGGAAAACGACACCTCGAACCACCAAGCTGCACCAGTATTGGACACTAATTCTACGACAATCACCATTAAAGGCATCCTCAGCTTGCTACTGCAGAATGTCGATGAAAACGACGGCAGACGGCTGATTTCTTTGGGCATGGGCGACCCGACTGCCTTCTCTTGCTTCCACACGACACATGTATCGCAGGAAGCCGTCGATGCCCTCCAATCCGACAAGTTCAATGGCTATGCTCCCACTGTTGGTCTTCCTCAAACCAGAAg AGCAATTTCTGAATATCTGTCCCGTGACCTTCCATACAAGTTAACATCTGATGATGTTTTCGTCACGTCTGGTTGCACGCAAGCTATTGATGTTGCGTTGGCTATGCTTTCTCGCCCTGGTGCCAATATCTTGCTTCCAAAGCCTTGCTTCCCTATCTATGAACTTTGTTCTGCTTTTAGACATCTTGAAGTTAGACATTTTGATCTCCTGCAAGAGAATGCCTGGGAGGTTGACCTTGATGCTGTTGAAGCTCTTGCAGATCACAACACGGTTGCAATGGTAATTATAAACCCTGGGAATCCTTGTGGGAATGTGTACAGTTACCAACATCTGGAGAAG ATCGCAGAAACTGCCAAAAAGCTTCGAATTCCTGTAATTGCTGATGAAGTTTATGGGCATCTCGCCTTTGGGGATAAACCATTTGTGCCAATGGGTGTTTTTGGATCAACTGTTCCGGTTCTTACTCTTGGGTCCCTGTCAAAGAGATGGATAGTTCCTGGATGGCGACTTGGTTGGTTTGTGACGACTGATCCATGTGGCATGTTTGGAACACCcaag GTTATTGAGCGCTTTAAGAAATATTTAGACATTTTGGGAGGGCCTGCAACTTTCATTCAG GCAGCAGTTCCTCGCATCCTTGAAGAAACCGAAGAGACCTTCTTCAAGAAAACTCTCTATTTCCTGAACCAGTCCTCAGACATTTGCTGGGATAGGATAAATGAGATCCCTTGTCTTAGCTGTCCAAGCAAACCAGAAGGATCCATGGCCGTAATG GTGAAACTAGACCTTTCACTACTGGAAGATATTACTGATAATATCGAGTTTTGTTTCAAGCTTGCGAAAGAGGAAAGCGTGATCTTTCTTCCAG GAATAGCAGTAGGTCTGAACAACTGGATACGCATTACATTTGCTGCTGATCCATCTTCCGTTGAAGAACCTTTGAGGAGGACAAAGTCTTTCTGTCAAAGGCATGCCAGAAAATTATCGCTATATGACACAAATGCCATCAACAAGAAATGCTGA
- the LOC137716052 gene encoding uncharacterized protein At4g28440-like — protein sequence MSTTTKTASSQKPQQSNAKPGLRKPVFTKVELLKPETSGHTLVAKVLSSNPVLQKGRSVSQHLRQTRISECLIGDETGTILFTARNDQVDLMKPGATVIVRNARIDMFKGSMRLAVDKWGRVQVTEPANFVVKEDNNLSLVEYELVNVREEGGAPLGS from the exons ATGTCGACGACCACCAAAACGGCATCGTCTCAGAAACCCCAGCAGAGCAATGCCAAGCCTGGCCTCAGAAAGCCCGTGTTCACCAAGGTCGAGCTGCTCAAGCCGGAGACCAGTGGCCACACGCTCGTCGCCAAGGTTCTGAGCTCCAACCCCGTGCTGCAGAAGGGCCGATCGGTGTCGCAGCACCTTCGCCAGACTCGAATCTCCGAGTGCTTGATTGGGGACGAGACCGGGACCATTCTCTTCACTGCCAGGAACGATCAAG TTGACTTGATGAAGCCTGGTGCGACTGTAATTGTCCGCAATGCAAGGATTGACATGTTCAAGGGGTCGATGAGGCTAGCAGTTGATAAATGGGGGCGTGTTCAGGTCACTGAACCTGCAAACTTTGTAGTCAAGGAGGATAACAATCTCTCTTTAGTGGAATATGAGCTGGTGAATGTTCGGGAGGAAGGAGGGGCACCGCTTGGCAGCTAG
- the LOC137714562 gene encoding D-amino-acid transaminase, chloroplastic-like, protein MASHSSSSDKKSRANFYTLEAGDVNDFKVHVFKSSSKMLEKLHEKWSQVEKKPYPAMYSITYGGIILDPALMVIPIDDHMVHQGHGVFDTMVIDLNCDSCSFIYELDVHLNRFLRSSSKAKISSRFPRSTLQTILAQLAAASQIKKGTLRYWLSAGPGNFLLSPTELPTSAFYAVVIDEDFSQCKEGVKVITSTIPMKSPEFSTMKNVNYLPNVLAKLEAEEKGANASIWVDEEGYIAEGPNVNVAFITHGKEFIVPFFDKILRGCTVLGLLELALKLVEQGRLKAVRTANLTVEEAKSSAEMMYVGSTLPVLPIIAWDEQPIGDGNE, encoded by the exons ATGGCAAGCCACAGCTCTTCTTCTGACAAGAAATCACGTGCAAACTTCT ATACATTGGAGGCTGGAGATGTCAATGATTTCAAAGTGCATGTGTTCAAATCATCATCCAAG ATGCTTGAAAAGCTGCATGAGAAGTGGAGCCAAGTTGAAAAGAAACCATACCCAGCCATGTACTCGATCACTTATGGTGGAATTATTCTTGATCCAGCTTTGATGGTGATTCCAATTGACGATCACATGGTTCATCAAGGCCATGGTGTGTTTGACACGATG GTTATTGATTTGAATTGTGATTCCTGCAGCTTCATCTATGAACTTGACGTCCACCTAAACCGCTTCCTAAGATCATCTTCAAAAGCGAAGATCTCCTCTCGTTTCCCTCGGTCAACTCTTCAAACCATTCTTGCGCAACTGGCTGCAGCATCGCAGATCAAGAAAGGAACTCTAAGATATTGGCTGAGTGCAGGTCCTGGAAACTTCTTGCTCTCACCTACAGAGTTGCCAACATCCGCATTCTATGCTGTAGTAATTGACGAGGACTTTTCTCAGTGCAAAGAAGGGGTTAAAGTGATCACATCCACCATTCCCATGAAGTCACCTGAATTTTCAACGATGAAGAATGTGAACTACCTTCCGAATGTCCTTGCAAAACTAGAAGCCGAAGAGAAGGGAGCAAATGCTTCTATATGGGTTGATGAGGAAGGATACATAGCAGAAGGTCCAAATGTGAATGTCGCTTTTATAACTCATGGCAAGGAGTTTATAGTACCCTTCTTCGATAAAATCCTTAGAGGGTGCACTGTGCTAGGGCTGCTTGAACTAGCACTGAAGTTGGTTGAGCAGGGACGTCTTAAAGCTGTGAGAACTGCAAATCTTACCGTGGAAGAAGCCAAAAGCTCAGCTGAAATGATGTATGTAGGAAGCACACTTCCTGTGTTGCCAATTATCGCATGGGATGAACAACCTATTGGAGATGGTAACGAATGA